A single region of the Pseudomonas granadensis genome encodes:
- a CDS encoding REP-associated tyrosine transposase, producing MPDSPSSHRLRHGRYAECNRIYLLTTNTYRRIPVFRDFALGRLVAEQLQSAHDHGVVNSLAWVVMPDHFHWLVELQQGSLGDLMQKTKSLSTKAVNRSAGFKITLWQKGFHDRALRREEELVNVARYVVANPLRAGLVKKLADYPLWGAIWA from the coding sequence ATGCCCGATTCACCTTCATCACACCGTCTGCGTCACGGCCGCTACGCTGAATGCAACCGCATCTACTTGCTGACCACCAACACGTACCGCCGCATCCCGGTATTCCGGGACTTCGCTCTGGGGCGCCTGGTAGCGGAGCAGTTGCAGAGTGCGCATGATCATGGCGTGGTTAATTCATTGGCATGGGTCGTCATGCCTGATCATTTCCATTGGTTGGTAGAGCTACAGCAAGGGTCGTTGGGCGATCTGATGCAGAAAACCAAGTCGTTGAGCACTAAAGCGGTGAACAGAAGTGCTGGCTTCAAGATAACCCTTTGGCAGAAAGGCTTTCATGACCGGGCCTTGAGGCGTGAGGAGGAACTGGTGAACGTGGCGCGCTATGTTGTAGCCAACCCGTTGCGAGCAGGGCTGGTTAAAAAGCTTGCCGACTATCCGCTGTGGGGCGCTATCTGGGCTTGA
- a CDS encoding PaaI family thioesterase gives MSSLDTPLQDLAAPEGVCYGCGGRNPHGLHVKSRWHDDGIHVIAEHLPDSQYCGWPDLVYGGLIAMLVDCHSNWTAMAYHYRAEHREAGSLPRIDCVTGNLGIKFIKPTPMGVTLILRARVDGEVGRKTRVICEVYTGEVLTAVGDSVFVRVDTGQLADAAHGR, from the coding sequence ATGTCCAGCCTCGACACGCCACTGCAAGATCTCGCTGCCCCTGAAGGCGTCTGCTACGGCTGCGGTGGCCGCAACCCGCATGGCCTGCACGTCAAAAGCCGCTGGCACGACGACGGCATCCACGTCATCGCCGAACATTTGCCGGACAGTCAATATTGCGGCTGGCCGGATCTGGTTTACGGCGGGCTGATCGCCATGCTCGTCGACTGCCACTCCAACTGGACGGCGATGGCCTACCACTACCGCGCGGAACACCGCGAAGCCGGCAGCCTGCCGCGCATCGACTGTGTCACCGGCAATCTGGGCATCAAATTCATCAAACCGACACCGATGGGCGTGACGCTGATCTTGCGGGCCAGAGTTGACGGTGAAGTCGGGCGCAAAACGCGGGTGATTTGCGAGGTGTATACAGGGGAAGTGCTGACGGCGGTAGGCGATTCGGTGTTCGTGCGGGTGGATACCGGACAGTTGGCGGATGCGGCGCATGGGCGTTGA
- a CDS encoding GGDEF domain-containing protein — translation MLLDPPTMLTITIALAAAAALYLAVEWRSIRESSLLFWSAGFATISVGSTLALLRSSGFLWLGIWFANGLLVTAHFFFLLGVARFTQTRLSPAWYLVFLIWLVMLLLPDGPLWSKAMLVANSLLVAIPTLKASSLLRPHGKSLSVGAVQLRYVLLGHGLFYVAKALTVVIPGTLIDLAAFRGEIIQISLVEGAMAIMLIALSMTGTERYRREKQIARLAERDPLTALYNRRALEKRAPRLLQQVSPQQPGALLLIDIDNFKLVNDHFGHTAGDRLLIALSEMILATLPRNALTARLGGDEFVILLNNTSSERVVELGDSLRDQFLNMASQTFATSAAVTLSIGATAFDTAPASLAALIEQGDLALYESKRGGRNRLRLTGLTTSG, via the coding sequence ATGCTGCTCGACCCGCCAACGATGCTCACCATCACCATCGCACTTGCAGCCGCTGCCGCGCTGTACCTGGCGGTCGAATGGCGCAGTATTCGTGAATCTTCGCTGCTGTTCTGGAGCGCCGGTTTCGCCACGATCAGCGTGGGCTCCACTCTCGCCCTCTTGCGCAGCAGCGGCTTCCTGTGGCTTGGCATCTGGTTCGCCAATGGCTTGTTGGTGACCGCGCACTTCTTTTTTCTGCTCGGCGTGGCGCGTTTTACCCAGACACGGCTGTCGCCGGCCTGGTATCTGGTGTTCCTGATCTGGCTGGTAATGCTCCTGTTACCGGACGGGCCGCTGTGGTCGAAAGCCATGCTGGTGGCCAATTCGCTATTGGTGGCGATCCCGACGCTCAAAGCCAGCTCGCTGCTGCGCCCGCACGGCAAATCGCTGAGCGTCGGCGCAGTGCAACTGCGTTATGTGCTGCTCGGCCATGGCCTGTTCTACGTGGCCAAAGCGCTGACCGTGGTGATACCCGGCACGTTGATCGATCTGGCGGCGTTTCGCGGCGAGATCATTCAGATTTCCCTGGTCGAAGGCGCAATGGCGATCATGTTGATCGCGTTATCGATGACCGGCACCGAACGTTATCGCCGGGAAAAACAGATCGCCCGCCTTGCCGAGCGCGACCCGCTGACCGCCCTGTACAACCGCCGCGCGCTGGAAAAACGCGCACCGCGCCTGCTGCAACAAGTGTCGCCGCAACAGCCGGGCGCCCTGCTGCTGATCGACATCGACAATTTCAAACTGGTCAACGACCACTTCGGCCACACCGCCGGCGACCGTTTGCTCATCGCCCTCAGTGAAATGATCCTAGCGACACTACCGCGCAATGCCTTAACGGCACGACTCGGCGGTGACGAGTTTGTCATTCTGTTGAACAACACCTCCAGTGAGCGCGTCGTTGAACTCGGCGACAGCCTGCGCGATCAGTTTTTGAACATGGCCTCACAAACCTTTGCCACGTCAGCCGCGGTCACCCTGAGTATCGGCGCCACCGCATTCGACACGGCCCCGGCCAGCCTCGCGGCACTGATCGAACAAGGTGATCTGGCGCTCTACGAATCCAAACGCGGCGGGCGCAATCGCCTTCGTCTGACCGGGCTCACCACTTCAGGATAA
- a CDS encoding OsmC domain/YcaO domain-containing protein, which translates to MEIKVNFLDNLRLEAKFDDFTVIADQPIRYKGDGSAPGPFDYFLASSALCAAYFVKLYCDTRNIPTENIRLSQNNIVDPENRYNQIFKIQVELPADISDKDRQGILRSIDRCTVKKVVQTGPEFIIEEVDNLDADAQALLMPHSGSDAGTYIAGKDLPLEQTIANMSGILADLGMKIEIASWRNIVPNVWSLHIRDAHSPMCFTNGKGTTKEGALASALGEFIERLNCNFFYNDQFWGEEIANAEFVHYPDEKWFKPGAKDELPSEILDDYTLEIYNRDGELRGSHLFDTNSGNTQRGICSLPFVRQSDNEVVYFPSNLIENLYLSNGMSAGNTLAEAQVQCLSEIFERAVKREILEGEMALPDVPQAVLEKYPSILAGIKGLEEQGFPVLVKDASLGGEFPVMCVTLMNPRTGGVFASFGAHPSLEVALERSLTELLQGRSFEGLNDLPQPTFSGQAVTEPNNFVEHFIDSSGVVSWRFFSARPDFEFVEWDFSGQGENSNAEEAATLFGILEDMGKEVYMAVYEHIGAKACRILVPDYSEIYPIEDLIWDNTNKALQFRADILNLHNLSKVGLRNLAQGLENSEQDDYTDITTLIGIEFDDNTPWGKLTILELRLLIYLALQKYEQAKDLVEAFLQYNDNTVERGLFYQAVNVVLEMELDEDLQLEDYEANFRRMFGDERMDAAIGSVNGSVRFYGLTPTSMKLEGLDRHLRLIESYRKLHSARAAFAR; encoded by the coding sequence ATGGAAATCAAGGTCAACTTTCTCGACAACCTTCGACTTGAAGCCAAGTTCGACGACTTCACGGTGATCGCCGATCAGCCCATTCGTTACAAGGGTGATGGCTCGGCACCGGGGCCGTTCGACTACTTTCTGGCGTCGTCGGCGTTGTGCGCGGCTTACTTTGTGAAGTTGTACTGCGATACGCGCAATATCCCCACGGAAAACATTCGCCTGTCGCAAAACAACATCGTCGACCCGGAAAACCGCTACAACCAGATCTTCAAGATCCAGGTCGAGTTGCCGGCGGACATTTCCGACAAGGATCGCCAGGGCATCTTGCGTTCGATCGACCGCTGCACCGTGAAGAAAGTCGTGCAGACCGGCCCGGAATTCATCATTGAAGAAGTCGACAACCTCGACGCCGATGCGCAGGCCTTGCTGATGCCACATTCGGGGTCTGACGCGGGCACCTACATCGCCGGTAAAGACCTGCCGCTGGAGCAGACCATTGCCAACATGTCGGGCATCCTCGCCGACCTCGGCATGAAGATCGAAATCGCTTCGTGGCGCAACATCGTGCCCAACGTCTGGTCGCTGCACATCCGCGATGCGCATTCGCCGATGTGCTTCACCAACGGCAAGGGCACGACCAAGGAAGGCGCGCTGGCTTCGGCGCTGGGCGAGTTCATCGAACGGCTTAACTGCAACTTCTTCTACAACGACCAGTTCTGGGGCGAAGAGATCGCCAACGCCGAATTCGTCCATTACCCGGACGAAAAATGGTTCAAGCCCGGTGCGAAAGACGAGTTGCCGAGCGAGATCCTCGACGACTACACCTTGGAGATCTACAACCGCGACGGCGAACTGCGCGGCTCGCACCTGTTCGATACCAATTCCGGCAACACCCAGCGCGGCATCTGCTCGCTACCGTTCGTGCGTCAGTCGGACAACGAAGTGGTGTACTTCCCGTCGAACCTGATTGAAAACCTCTACCTGAGCAACGGCATGAGCGCCGGCAATACCTTGGCCGAAGCGCAGGTGCAGTGCCTGTCGGAGATTTTCGAACGCGCGGTGAAACGCGAAATTCTCGAAGGTGAAATGGCCCTGCCGGACGTGCCGCAAGCGGTGCTGGAAAAATACCCGAGCATCCTCGCCGGTATCAAAGGCCTGGAAGAACAGGGCTTCCCGGTGTTGGTCAAGGATGCCTCGCTGGGCGGCGAATTCCCGGTCATGTGCGTGACCCTGATGAACCCGCGCACTGGTGGCGTGTTCGCCTCGTTTGGCGCGCACCCGAGCCTTGAAGTGGCGCTGGAACGCAGCCTGACCGAATTGCTCCAGGGCCGCAGTTTCGAAGGCCTCAACGACCTGCCGCAGCCGACATTCTCCGGCCAGGCCGTGACCGAGCCGAACAACTTTGTCGAACACTTCATCGATTCCAGCGGTGTGGTGTCGTGGCGTTTCTTCAGTGCCAGACCCGACTTCGAGTTTGTCGAGTGGGATTTCTCCGGTCAGGGCGAAAACTCCAACGCCGAAGAAGCCGCGACGCTGTTCGGCATCCTTGAAGACATGGGCAAGGAAGTCTACATGGCGGTCTACGAGCACATCGGCGCCAAGGCCTGCCGCATCCTCGTGCCGGACTATTCGGAGATCTACCCGATTGAAGATCTGATCTGGGACAACACCAACAAAGCCCTGCAATTTCGCGCTGACATCCTCAACCTGCACAACCTGAGCAAAGTCGGCCTGCGCAACCTTGCCCAAGGTCTGGAAAACAGCGAGCAGGACGATTACACCGACATCACCACGCTGATCGGCATCGAGTTCGACGACAACACGCCGTGGGGCAAACTGACGATCCTCGAACTGCGCCTGCTGATCTACCTCGCCCTGCAGAAGTACGAACAAGCCAAGGACCTGGTCGAAGCCTTCCTGCAATACAACGACAACACCGTCGAACGCGGTTTGTTCTATCAAGCAGTCAACGTCGTGCTGGAAATGGAACTGGACGAAGATCTGCAACTGGAAGACTACGAAGCAAACTTCCGACGCATGTTCGGTGATGAGCGCATGGACGCAGCGATTGGCTCGGTCAACGGCAGCGTACGCTTCTACGGACTGACGCCGACGAGCATGAAGCTGGAAGGGCTGGATCGGCATTTGCGTTTGATTGAGAGTTACAGGAAGTTGCATTCGGCGCGGGCGGCATTTGCGCGCTGA
- a CDS encoding YajG family lipoprotein, translated as MRLLFVPAMAIASLLLAGCASAPNNPSLTLQTSKTPEQYAECVVPKLQGSALHPTVSQTQRSYRIVVPSKISADNVLEAYKAGNGGKVFIYERHLLASNLLPSSFERAAQDCI; from the coding sequence ATGCGTCTTTTATTCGTCCCTGCCATGGCTATTGCTTCTTTGTTGCTCGCCGGTTGTGCTTCGGCGCCGAACAATCCGAGCCTGACCTTGCAGACCAGCAAGACTCCAGAGCAGTACGCCGAGTGCGTGGTGCCGAAGTTGCAGGGCAGTGCGCTGCACCCGACGGTTTCGCAGACCCAGCGCAGTTATCGGATTGTGGTGCCGAGCAAGATTTCCGCGGACAACGTGCTTGAGGCTTACAAGGCGGGGAATGGCGGCAAGGTGTTCATTTATGAGCGGCATTTGCTGGCGTCTAATTTGTTGCCGTCGAGTTTTGAGCGGGCGGCGCAGGATTGCATCTGA
- a CDS encoding ATPase — MNILPRLALLALLTAGAMFTAPTYAADAGACHFQSLGGSSATLQHSQTVGVLLSANTLDNLQYLERYHDMAANGAKDALDSRIREAFVGSSDPELAIDWLVSSLQQQFLSVTVYDNLDALVQAHPDVVVQLDTFNRLLTQRNNLVEARFTARFYDADLQYIGKAEGAVEKQLPSVWVHDQAAPAIAAQIDKQRDLQFDALKQFDVSLKALVASS, encoded by the coding sequence ATGAACATTCTGCCCCGACTGGCTTTGCTCGCCCTGCTGACAGCGGGCGCGATGTTTACCGCACCGACCTATGCAGCCGACGCCGGGGCGTGCCATTTCCAGAGCCTGGGTGGCAGCAGCGCGACCTTGCAGCATTCGCAAACCGTTGGCGTGTTGCTCAGTGCAAACACGCTGGACAATCTGCAATATCTTGAGCGTTATCACGACATGGCGGCCAATGGCGCGAAAGATGCGTTGGATTCGCGGATTCGTGAAGCATTTGTCGGCAGCTCCGATCCGGAACTGGCGATCGACTGGCTGGTGAGTTCGTTGCAACAGCAATTTCTGTCGGTGACGGTCTACGACAACCTCGATGCGCTGGTGCAGGCGCATCCGGACGTGGTGGTCCAACTCGATACGTTCAATCGGTTGTTGACCCAGCGTAACAATCTGGTCGAGGCGCGTTTTACCGCACGTTTCTACGACGCCGACCTGCAATACATCGGCAAGGCTGAAGGCGCGGTGGAAAAACAGCTGCCTTCGGTGTGGGTGCATGACCAGGCCGCGCCGGCGATTGCGGCGCAGATCGACAAACAGCGCGACCTGCAATTCGATGCCTTGAAGCAATTCGATGTGTCGCTCAAGGCCCTGGTGGCGTCGAGCTGA
- a CDS encoding bifunctional diguanylate cyclase/phosphodiesterase translates to MAVSASAPPLPSPQRAVTRRLAIAVGALFIAGVIAAVSALLGIANQLDEKDVEQNQFYSARALENRITATKNYITSYAYWTTAYEHLSGPVDTDWAYAEQNMGKTMFTSDGYDGVFVIDRNRTKYSVIRGQMVETDISEVLQVPAAALLEQALNQPDLTKPVATYSLFEGWPALITAAPIIPNDERPLDELRNTSVLVFVDKLTPTKLRKIGSGYGLTNLTLAPDDTIESHQPRVALDSTGYSLIADLQRPGQQLLWSLIPPLGATLVVLMLLTAYFFRHALRSSQYVDNSIEAMQASNLALESANHALEASEERFRAVAEAASDWIWEVDRDLLLTYLSARFSEVTGYPQTLWLGQPVGELLSCDTTPLDLWLRKLSEETSSGDLRCTYRDHSGQPRHCRLSARPIVHQHDVVGYRGTASDITDEVAAHAQIQHLSMHDALTGLPNRNKLARYLDEALLLKEHALPLTLLMIDLDNFKPINDSLGHPAGDAVLQEVAARLRECTREHDLVARLGGDEFIVALNGMDSHHEIDKFCTRLIGSLHQPIVFEEHPLHIGASIGIALSRRHGYVPSDLIRYADIALYQAKSDGKNTWCYFEAHMSDQIQTRRQMEDDMRHALKHNEFILHYQPRYKVDGKQIVSVEALVRWQHPTKGLLGPDVFIPLAEQTDLIVPLGRWVLREACETALAWPEDVLLSVNLSPAQFAVSDVVEDVREVLVATRFPASRLELEITENVMLNDTDGALATMNALKELGVRLNMDDFGTGYSSLGYLRAYPFDGIKIDKRFIASISSGANDRAVVQAIIGLGKAMGLTVTAEGVETEEQLDILGVDQCNEVQGYFMSRPIDKAAFAELLQASRLSPVSSTTSRKGRVT, encoded by the coding sequence ATGGCCGTTTCTGCTTCTGCGCCACCCCTGCCGAGCCCGCAACGTGCGGTCACCCGCCGCTTGGCCATCGCCGTCGGCGCGCTGTTTATTGCCGGCGTCATCGCCGCGGTCAGCGCCCTCCTCGGCATCGCCAATCAGCTTGATGAAAAAGACGTCGAACAGAACCAGTTCTACTCGGCGCGAGCATTGGAAAACCGTATCACCGCCACCAAAAACTACATCACCAGCTACGCCTACTGGACCACCGCGTATGAACATTTGAGCGGGCCGGTGGATACGGACTGGGCCTACGCCGAGCAGAACATGGGCAAAACCATGTTCACCAGCGACGGCTATGACGGCGTTTTCGTGATTGATCGCAATCGCACCAAATACTCGGTGATTCGCGGGCAAATGGTCGAGACCGACATTTCCGAGGTATTGCAGGTGCCAGCCGCAGCCTTGCTGGAACAGGCGCTGAACCAGCCGGATCTGACCAAACCGGTGGCCACTTATTCGCTGTTCGAGGGCTGGCCGGCGCTGATCACCGCAGCACCGATCATCCCCAACGACGAGCGCCCGCTCGACGAACTGAGAAATACCTCGGTGCTGGTGTTCGTTGACAAACTGACCCCGACCAAGCTGCGCAAGATCGGCAGTGGATACGGCCTGACCAACCTGACGCTGGCCCCGGACGACACCATTGAAAGCCATCAGCCGAGGGTGGCGCTCGACAGCACCGGTTACAGCCTGATTGCCGATCTGCAGCGGCCCGGCCAGCAATTGTTGTGGTCGTTGATCCCGCCACTTGGCGCGACGCTGGTGGTGCTGATGCTGCTGACTGCGTATTTTTTCCGCCACGCGCTGCGCTCCTCACAGTATGTCGATAACAGCATCGAAGCGATGCAAGCCTCCAACCTCGCTCTCGAAAGTGCCAACCATGCGCTTGAGGCCAGTGAAGAACGTTTTCGTGCCGTGGCCGAGGCGGCTTCGGACTGGATCTGGGAAGTCGATCGCGACCTGTTGCTGACCTACCTGTCGGCACGCTTCAGTGAAGTCACCGGTTACCCGCAAACCCTGTGGCTGGGTCAGCCTGTCGGCGAACTGCTGTCGTGCGACACCACACCGCTGGACCTGTGGCTGCGCAAGCTCAGCGAAGAAACCAGCAGCGGCGATTTGCGCTGTACCTACCGCGACCACTCTGGCCAGCCGCGCCACTGTCGACTGTCGGCGCGGCCAATCGTCCATCAGCACGACGTCGTCGGCTATCGCGGCACCGCCAGCGACATCACCGACGAAGTGGCCGCCCATGCGCAGATCCAGCACTTGTCGATGCACGATGCCCTGACCGGCCTGCCCAACCGCAACAAGCTCGCACGTTATCTGGATGAAGCCCTGTTGCTCAAGGAACACGCGCTGCCGCTGACGTTGCTGATGATCGACCTCGACAATTTCAAACCGATCAACGATTCACTCGGGCATCCGGCCGGCGACGCGGTATTGCAGGAAGTCGCCGCACGCCTGCGCGAATGCACCCGCGAACATGACCTCGTCGCGCGTCTGGGCGGCGATGAGTTCATCGTCGCGCTCAACGGCATGGACAGTCATCACGAGATCGACAAGTTCTGCACGCGCCTGATCGGCAGCCTGCACCAGCCGATCGTGTTCGAAGAACATCCACTGCACATCGGCGCCAGTATCGGTATCGCGCTGAGTCGGCGCCACGGCTACGTGCCGAGTGATCTGATTCGTTATGCCGACATTGCGCTGTACCAAGCCAAATCAGACGGCAAGAACACCTGGTGCTATTTCGAAGCGCACATGAGCGATCAGATCCAGACACGTCGGCAGATGGAAGACGACATGCGCCACGCGCTCAAGCACAACGAATTCATCCTGCATTACCAGCCGCGCTACAAGGTCGACGGCAAGCAGATCGTCTCGGTCGAAGCGCTGGTGCGCTGGCAGCATCCGACCAAGGGCCTGCTCGGCCCGGACGTGTTTATCCCGCTGGCCGAACAGACCGATCTGATCGTACCGCTCGGGCGCTGGGTGTTGCGCGAAGCCTGCGAAACAGCGCTGGCGTGGCCGGAGGATGTGCTGTTGTCGGTGAATCTGTCGCCGGCGCAATTTGCGGTCAGCGATGTGGTTGAGGATGTACGCGAGGTGCTGGTCGCCACGCGCTTCCCGGCCAGTCGCCTGGAGCTGGAGATCACCGAAAACGTCATGCTCAACGATACCGATGGCGCGCTCGCGACCATGAACGCTCTGAAGGAACTCGGCGTGCGCCTGAACATGGACGATTTCGGCACCGGTTATTCCTCGCTCGGCTACCTGCGCGCTTACCCCTTCGATGGCATCAAGATCGACAAACGCTTTATCGCCTCGATCAGCAGCGGCGCCAATGATCGCGCGGTGGTGCAGGCGATCATCGGGCTGGGTAAAGCCATGGGGCTGACCGTGACCGCAGAAGGTGTCGAAACCGAAGAACAGCTGGATATCCTTGGCGTCGACCAGTGCAACGAAGTCCAGGGCTACTTCATGAGCCGGCCGATCGACAAAGCCGCGTTTGCCGAACTGTTGCAAGCCTCACGCCTGT